In Nomia melanderi isolate GNS246 chromosome 5, iyNomMela1, whole genome shotgun sequence, a single genomic region encodes these proteins:
- the LOC116430946 gene encoding zinc finger protein Elbow — MLTSSANQYLRPEYLTPLPTTLDAKKSPLALLAQTCSQIGADTPSNKSLLGSLDKPSSNKSSKSSDQSREKSSPAVAPTSTESSRTNFKPYESCLGREKASSPDEQRSASSHSTSGRSRTPGSGNKRCPSNQSASSVRAVTPQGRKTATPNGDVARESPASRTSGANLSSSQLESSTSQPTVVSSPSLQSKPSYSPAGVLAMTDPSIKDLPLGTFKPGVSLASSTSSYLGYSPQLPVDVMASSLVSQHHAALKNGLVAGNPYLSYARLKGTSGPDALMPVCRDPYCTGCQLNSHLLANSASAVANGKLASNAAGATGTCPAGCAQCDHKPGTTPYGALGVAAYAHAQLAALAAASQLPYVCNWIAGDTAYCGKRFSTSEELLQHLRSHTSMSSSGAAATDPSAAALSLLSPSVGLPPTHPLFSRTYPTPPLSPLATARYHPYGKPSPLLPPSLSSLGLPLPPPHPHTAAGLPPYFSPYSLYGAPRLGAASGMPQ; from the exons ATGCTCACTTCCAGCGCGAATCAGTACCTCCGTCCGGAATACCTTACACCTCTGCCTACTACG TTGGATGCGAAGAAGAGTCCGCTCGCCCTGCTCGCTCAGACCTGCAGCCAAATAGGAGCCGACACGCCGTCCAATAAATCTCTGCTGGGCTCGTTGGACAAACCGTCGAGCAACAAATCGTCGAAGTCGTCTGATCAATCACGCGAGAAATCGTCGCCGGCTGTCGCGCCGACGTCGACAGAATCGAGCAGGACCAATTTCAAGCCGTACGAGTCCTGTTTGGGGCGCGAGAAAGCGTCCAGCCCAGACGAGCAGAGGTCAGCATCTAGTCACTCGACGTCAGGACGATCGAGAACACCTGGTAGCGGTAATAAACGATGCCCGAGTAATCAGAGCGCCTCGTCAGTTCGCGCAGTCACGCCACAAGGTCGGAAAACGGCGACGCCGAATGGTGACGTGGCCCGGGAATCACCAGCGTCCAGGACATCGGGAGCTAATCTATCATCGTCTCAGCTTGAATCGAGTACGTCTCAACCGACGGTGGTGAGCAGTCCATCTTTACAATCGAAACCTTCCTATAGTCCAGCGGGGGTCTTAGCAATGACGGATCCGTCCATCAAGGATCTACCACTGGGCACCTTTAAGCCCGGAGTCAGTTTAGCCAGTTCAACGTCCAGCTATCTAGGCTACAGCCCTCAGTTACCCGTGGACGTGATGGCCAGTTCTTTGGTATCTCAGCATCACGCGGCCTTGAAAAACGGCCTGGTCGCCGGGAATCCTTATCTGAGCTACGCCCGATTGAAGGGCACCTCGGGACCCGACGCGTTGATGCCGGTTTGCCGAGACCCCTATTGCACTGGTTGCCAATTGAACTCGCATCTGTTGGCTAACTCAGCTAGCGCGGTCGCCAACGGGAAGCTAGCTTCGAACGCTGCCGGCGCCACTGGCACCTGTCCGGCGGGTTGCGCGCAATGCGATCACAAGCCTGGCACAACGCCGTACGGCGCGCTCGGCGTCGCCGCCTATGCTCACGCGCAATTGGCCGCATTGGCTGCTGCCTCGCAGCTTCCCTACGTCTGCAATTGGATAGCTGGCGACACTGCTTACTGCGGCAAGAGGTTCTCAACGTCCGAAGAGCTGTTGCAACACCTGAGGAGCCACACCAGCATGTCGAGCAGCGGCGCCGCCGCGACAGATCCGTCCGCGGCCGCGCTCTCGCTGCTGTCGCCGTCCGTCGGATTGCCGCCGACCCATCCTTTGTTCTCCAGAACTTATCCGACGCCGCCTTTGAGCCCGCTCGCGACCGCGCGTTATCACCCCTACGGGAAACCCTCGCCGTTGTTACCGCCGTCTTTATCGTCGCTCGGTTTACCGCTTCCGCCGCCCCACCCCCACACCGCCGCCGGTCTACCACCGTATTTCTCGCCGTACTCTCTGTACGGGGCTCCGCGGCTCGGCGCCGCGTCCGGCATGCCGCAATGA